A stretch of the Cellulomonas sp. WB94 genome encodes the following:
- the moaC gene encoding cyclic pyranopterin monophosphate synthase MoaC — translation MTERGELTHVDARGAARMVDVSAKEVTVRSATASGFVHTTAHVVSLLRGEGVPKGDALAVARIAGIQAAKRTPDLVPLCHPIAIHGVVVDLDVTDEGVAILATVRTADRTGVEMEALTCVAAAGLTLIDMVKAVDRAAVITDIRVEEKTGGRSGTWRRNPDE, via the coding sequence GTGACTGAGCGCGGCGAGCTGACGCACGTGGACGCGCGTGGTGCCGCGCGCATGGTCGACGTCAGCGCCAAGGAGGTCACGGTCCGCAGCGCGACCGCGAGCGGGTTCGTGCACACGACCGCGCACGTCGTCTCGCTGCTGCGGGGCGAGGGGGTCCCGAAGGGTGACGCGCTGGCGGTCGCGCGCATCGCGGGCATCCAGGCGGCCAAGCGGACGCCCGACCTCGTGCCCCTGTGCCACCCCATCGCGATCCACGGCGTCGTCGTCGACCTCGACGTGACCGACGAGGGCGTCGCGATCCTGGCGACGGTCCGGACGGCCGACCGGACGGGTGTCGAGATGGAGGCCCTCACCTGCGTCGCGGCCGCCGGGCTGACGCTCATCGACATGGTCAAGGCCGTCGACCGCGCGGCGGTCATCACCGACATCCGGGTCGAGGAGAAGACCGGCGGCCGGAGCGGCACCTGGCGGCGCAACCCGGACGAGTGA
- a CDS encoding PadR family transcriptional regulator: MRGRSDVLEPAILGLLHQTPMHGYELRKRLNVVLGSFRALSYGSLYPCLRSLVEQGWIIGSDSPSAPPHALSGKRARIVYELTADGKEKFQEILSSSGPATWEDENFDVRFAFFAQTDTETRLRILEGRRSRLTERLETIRQSFARTRERMDEYTLELQRHGLEQVEREVRWLDGLIDNERGNDRARTPGTGRPAVVDTPHADDGAHTVPADTTEKERG, from the coding sequence GTGCGCGGACGCTCCGACGTCCTCGAGCCGGCCATCCTCGGCCTGCTCCACCAGACGCCCATGCACGGCTACGAGCTGCGCAAGCGACTGAACGTCGTGCTCGGCTCGTTCCGGGCGCTGTCCTACGGCTCCCTGTACCCGTGCCTGCGCTCGCTCGTCGAGCAGGGCTGGATCATCGGCTCCGACTCCCCCTCGGCGCCGCCGCACGCGCTGTCCGGCAAGCGGGCCCGCATCGTCTACGAGCTGACCGCGGACGGCAAGGAGAAGTTCCAGGAGATCCTCTCCTCGTCCGGCCCTGCCACGTGGGAGGACGAGAACTTCGACGTCCGCTTCGCGTTCTTCGCGCAGACGGACACCGAGACCCGGCTCCGGATCCTCGAGGGCCGGCGCAGCCGGCTCACCGAACGGCTCGAGACGATCCGGCAGTCGTTCGCCCGGACCCGCGAGCGCATGGACGAGTACACGCTCGAGCTCCAGCGGCACGGCCTCGAGCAGGTCGAGCGCGAGGTGCGCTGGCTTGACGGCCTCATTGACAACGAGCGCGGGAACGACCGCGCCCGTACCCCTGGCACCGGCCGACCGGCCGTTGTCGACACCCCCCATGCTGACGACGGCGCACACACCGTCCCGGCAGACACCACCGAGAAGGAGCGAGGATGA
- a CDS encoding PfkB family carbohydrate kinase, translating into MAEVVVVGPASWNQIVALDALPEPVPHMELARSSHETIGGTSAGKALHLVELGRDVLLHTVVGTDDVAGRITSRLRDAGVPLLLAVTDGASERHLNLMDPDGGRVSIYLSVPPEAPVGDARVRAEMASARAVVLDLSAHARAMIDDAAATGVPIWTDLHDYDGSSEFHRPFLAAASYVFLNADRIGDDPIPFLHAAVDGGALLAVCTLGARGAVAVDANHAVHTVAAVPVERIVDTNGAGDAFMAGVLAATLDGASTQVALRAGAAQAARALGSAHLSALLDEKETHPAGRRVTAS; encoded by the coding sequence ATGGCCGAGGTCGTCGTCGTCGGACCGGCGTCGTGGAACCAGATCGTCGCGCTCGACGCCCTCCCCGAGCCGGTGCCCCACATGGAGCTCGCCCGCAGCAGCCACGAGACGATCGGCGGCACGTCTGCGGGGAAGGCGCTGCACCTCGTCGAGCTCGGGCGCGACGTCCTGCTGCACACCGTGGTCGGCACGGACGACGTCGCCGGGCGTATCACGTCCCGGCTCCGCGACGCAGGGGTGCCGCTCCTCCTTGCGGTCACAGACGGCGCGAGCGAGCGCCACCTGAACCTCATGGATCCCGACGGCGGTCGGGTGTCGATCTACCTGTCGGTCCCGCCCGAGGCCCCGGTCGGCGACGCGCGCGTCCGCGCCGAGATGGCGTCGGCCCGCGCCGTCGTGCTCGACCTGTCCGCCCACGCGCGCGCCATGATCGACGACGCCGCGGCGACCGGGGTCCCGATCTGGACGGACCTGCACGACTACGACGGCAGCTCGGAGTTCCACCGGCCGTTCCTCGCCGCCGCGTCGTACGTGTTCCTGAACGCCGACCGCATCGGCGACGACCCGATCCCGTTCCTGCACGCGGCCGTCGACGGCGGTGCGCTGCTCGCGGTGTGCACGCTCGGGGCGCGGGGAGCCGTCGCGGTGGACGCGAACCACGCGGTGCACACGGTCGCGGCCGTCCCGGTCGAGCGGATCGTCGACACGAACGGCGCCGGTGACGCCTTCATGGCCGGGGTGCTCGCCGCGACCCTCGACGGGGCATCGACGCAGGTCGCCCTCCGTGCGGGTGCGGCGCAGGCGGCCCGGGCGCTCGGCTCGGCGCACCTGAGCGCGCTGCTCGACGAGAAGGAGACGCACCCGGCTGGACGGCGGGTGACGGCGTCGTGA
- a CDS encoding 4Fe-4S dicluster domain-containing protein — translation MTTGGLHALQSWLAHEADERDLELVCAEHPDLSRGEPDRTVVRLSTCIRETANHELVELLLVGARLVTVRLDGCAEPGAAADHVDPVVRVLRAAGIDRLSVEPGGPAEPVGPAAPQEGVAGARRAVLDAHRLPVPRRRLFGVAASVARDLPEPEDDAHTRLVHAIRALVPTATPELTELDSPSLRLTGRGCVACGVCVQACPPHALRLQHGSGGAGIAISTLLQTPAACTGCRSCIDLCPSDVLRSAGPWPWSELLVDREVGVTTLTTASCERCGASFPTTSGDRLCPTCTYRRSNPFGSALPPGFTMPGSTTPGAPSTAR, via the coding sequence ATGACGACCGGAGGGCTCCACGCGCTGCAGTCCTGGCTCGCCCACGAGGCGGACGAGCGGGACCTCGAGCTCGTGTGCGCCGAGCACCCCGACCTGTCGCGCGGAGAGCCCGACCGGACGGTCGTGCGGCTGTCGACGTGCATCCGCGAGACGGCGAACCACGAGCTCGTCGAGCTGCTGCTCGTCGGCGCCCGGCTGGTCACGGTCCGGCTGGACGGATGCGCCGAGCCCGGGGCGGCCGCCGACCACGTCGATCCAGTCGTGCGCGTGCTGCGTGCCGCCGGCATCGACCGGCTGAGCGTCGAACCCGGCGGGCCCGCCGAACCCGTCGGCCCCGCCGCTCCCCAGGAGGGCGTTGCCGGCGCGCGCCGGGCGGTGCTCGACGCCCATCGGCTGCCCGTCCCGCGCCGTCGGCTCTTCGGCGTCGCCGCGAGCGTCGCACGCGACCTGCCCGAGCCCGAGGACGACGCGCACACCCGCCTCGTGCACGCGATCCGCGCGCTCGTCCCGACGGCGACCCCAGAGCTGACCGAGCTCGACTCGCCGTCCCTGCGTCTGACCGGGCGCGGCTGCGTCGCCTGCGGGGTCTGCGTCCAGGCCTGCCCGCCCCACGCGCTGCGGCTCCAGCACGGGTCGGGCGGCGCGGGCATCGCGATCAGCACGCTGCTGCAGACCCCGGCCGCCTGCACGGGGTGCCGCAGCTGCATCGACCTGTGCCCGAGCGACGTGCTCCGGTCGGCCGGGCCGTGGCCCTGGTCGGAGCTGCTCGTCGACCGCGAGGTCGGGGTGACGACCCTGACGACGGCGTCGTGCGAGCGCTGCGGCGCCTCGTTCCCGACGACGAGCGGCGATCGGTTGTGCCCGACGTGCACCTACCGGCGCAGCAACCCGTTCGGGTCGGCGCTGCCGCCGGGCTTCACGATGCCGGGTTCCACGACGCCGGGCGCACCCAGCACGGCGCGCTGA
- a CDS encoding MMPL family transporter, translating to MATALYRLGRFSMRRRWYVLVAWLLVLAGVGTAAVTGGGTFSDSFSIPGTESAQAQTVLAERFGSQFAQAAASLGGTDGATATPATARVILAPPAGTTVMDPTTAQAAGAILAQAAAVEGVTGVSNPFTALTIAPNGSGLYADVQLAVPSADVPAATITGLESVISAAQDSGWRATVSGGPFDPELKIISGTESVGLLAALVVLVVTLGSLLAAGMPIVTALLGVAIGAAGILGVAAFTDVSSATLALALMLGLAVGIDYALFILSRYRTLLAEGSTPLDAVGRAVGTAGSAVVFAGVTVVIASAGLTVVGIPFLGTMGIAAAATVAVAVLIAITLLPALLGFAGTRLTPRRARAADNEDDDAIVASRWGRLVTGRPVMVLVAGIVVIGTLAIPALSLRLGLPDASQFPASTNARQAYDLQADTFGPGFNGPLVVLVDSPAGGATEAAATVAERLGTLADVALVAPPIPNQAGDAAIVTVIPTGGPNSEQTATLVHAIRAERADLEQSTGADITVTGAAAANIDISAKLASALPAFLLLVVGLALVLLLVAFRSILVPVTAAIGFLLSVAASFGATVAVYQWGWLAGVFNVSGPGPLLSFMPVLLVGVLFGLAMDYEVFLVSRMREDFVHGATARRAVIVGFEHGSRVVVAAAIIMASVFVAFVFGGSTTIAPIAFALGVGILVDALIVRMTLIPAAMTLLGSSAWWLPRWLDRVLPSVDIEGAQLTRGLAEARTL from the coding sequence GTGGCTACTGCTCTGTACCGGCTCGGCCGGTTCTCCATGCGACGCCGGTGGTACGTGCTGGTCGCATGGCTGCTCGTTCTCGCGGGCGTCGGGACGGCGGCCGTCACCGGCGGCGGGACCTTCTCGGACTCGTTCTCCATCCCGGGCACCGAGTCGGCCCAGGCACAGACGGTCCTCGCGGAGCGGTTCGGCAGCCAGTTCGCCCAGGCGGCCGCGTCGCTGGGCGGCACCGACGGAGCCACCGCGACACCGGCCACCGCCCGCGTGATCCTGGCTCCCCCCGCCGGCACCACGGTCATGGACCCGACGACGGCACAGGCGGCAGGCGCGATCCTCGCCCAGGCCGCCGCCGTCGAGGGCGTCACCGGCGTGAGCAACCCGTTCACCGCCCTGACGATCGCTCCGAACGGCTCGGGCCTCTACGCGGACGTGCAGCTCGCGGTGCCGTCGGCCGACGTCCCGGCAGCCACCATCACCGGGCTCGAGTCCGTCATCAGCGCAGCTCAGGACAGCGGCTGGCGCGCCACCGTCAGCGGCGGACCATTCGACCCGGAGCTCAAGATCATCTCCGGCACCGAGTCCGTCGGCCTGCTCGCCGCCCTCGTCGTCCTCGTCGTGACACTCGGCTCGCTCCTCGCGGCCGGCATGCCGATCGTCACCGCACTCCTGGGCGTGGCGATCGGTGCCGCCGGGATCCTCGGCGTGGCCGCCTTCACCGACGTGTCCTCCGCGACCCTCGCGCTTGCCCTCATGCTCGGGCTCGCGGTCGGGATCGACTACGCCCTGTTCATCCTGTCGCGGTACCGCACGCTCCTCGCCGAGGGCAGCACCCCGCTCGACGCCGTGGGGCGCGCGGTCGGCACGGCCGGCAGCGCCGTCGTCTTCGCGGGCGTCACGGTCGTCATCGCGTCGGCCGGGCTGACCGTCGTCGGGATCCCCTTCCTCGGCACCATGGGCATCGCCGCGGCGGCAACCGTGGCGGTCGCCGTCCTCATCGCGATCACCCTGCTGCCGGCCCTGCTCGGCTTCGCGGGCACCCGCCTGACCCCGCGGCGCGCCCGCGCGGCGGACAACGAGGACGACGACGCGATCGTCGCCAGCCGGTGGGGTCGGCTCGTCACTGGGCGCCCCGTCATGGTGCTCGTCGCCGGGATCGTCGTCATCGGCACCCTCGCGATCCCCGCGCTCAGCCTGCGCCTCGGCCTGCCCGACGCCAGCCAGTTCCCGGCGAGCACCAACGCGCGCCAGGCCTACGACCTCCAGGCGGACACATTCGGTCCCGGGTTCAACGGGCCGCTCGTCGTCCTCGTCGACTCGCCCGCCGGTGGCGCGACCGAGGCTGCCGCGACCGTCGCCGAACGGCTCGGCACTCTCGCCGACGTCGCCCTCGTGGCACCCCCCATCCCCAACCAGGCCGGGGACGCCGCCATCGTCACCGTCATCCCGACCGGTGGCCCCAACAGCGAGCAGACCGCGACCCTCGTCCACGCCATCAGGGCCGAGCGCGCCGACCTCGAGCAGTCCACCGGCGCCGACATCACCGTCACCGGTGCGGCGGCAGCGAACATCGACATCTCCGCGAAGCTCGCCTCGGCGCTGCCGGCGTTCCTGCTGCTCGTCGTCGGGCTCGCGCTCGTGCTGCTCCTGGTCGCCTTCCGCTCGATCCTCGTGCCCGTCACCGCGGCCATCGGGTTCCTGCTGTCGGTCGCCGCATCGTTCGGCGCGACCGTCGCGGTCTACCAGTGGGGGTGGCTCGCCGGCGTGTTCAACGTCAGCGGCCCGGGTCCGCTGCTCAGCTTCATGCCGGTCCTGCTCGTCGGGGTGCTGTTCGGGCTGGCGATGGACTACGAGGTGTTCCTCGTCTCGCGGATGCGGGAGGACTTCGTGCACGGGGCGACCGCTCGCCGCGCGGTCATCGTCGGGTTCGAGCACGGCTCGAGGGTGGTCGTCGCGGCGGCGATCATCATGGCGTCCGTCTTCGTGGCCTTCGTCTTCGGCGGCAGCACGACGATCGCCCCGATCGCCTTCGCCCTCGGCGTCGGCATCCTCGTCGACGCGCTGATCGTCCGGATGACGCTCATCCCCGCGGCCATGACGCTGCTCGGGAGCTCCGCCTGGTGGCTGCCGCGCTGGCTCGACCGGGTGCTGCCGTCCGTCGACATCGAGGGGGCCCAGCTCACCCGGGGTCTCGCCGAGGCGCGCACGCTCTAG
- the moeB gene encoding molybdopterin-synthase adenylyltransferase MoeB, with protein MPLPPLVEPADGLTPAELARYARHVIIPGLGLDGQRRLKNARVLVVGAGGLGSPALLYLAAAGVGTLGVVDDDDVELSNLQRQVIHGSDDVGRAKVDSARDAIRSVNPFVDVVTHHVRLDASNALEILAGYDLVLDGADNFATRYLVNDACAMLGKPCVWGSILRFDGQTTVFWADPPAGSGVEGVQYRDVFPNPPAPGTVPSCAEGGVLGVLCAAIGSVMANEAVKLITGLGEPLLGRLLTFDALSARWREIQVRPDPHRAPAGRLEDIEIACGIPAAAAAGPGDEVFRTISAPRLAERLAARDRGLDDFDLVDVREPAEHDLVAIPGARLVPRAGFLDGSAFALVDPDRELILHCKSGVRSAEVLALATARGIDARHLDGGVLAWVDLVEPHKPRY; from the coding sequence GTGCCGCTGCCACCCCTCGTCGAACCTGCCGACGGCCTGACGCCGGCCGAGCTGGCCCGCTACGCGCGGCACGTGATCATCCCCGGCCTCGGTCTCGACGGGCAGCGCCGGCTCAAGAACGCCCGGGTCCTCGTCGTGGGCGCGGGCGGTCTCGGCTCCCCCGCCCTGCTGTACCTCGCCGCGGCGGGCGTGGGCACCCTCGGCGTCGTGGACGACGACGACGTCGAGCTCTCCAACCTCCAGCGGCAGGTCATCCACGGGTCCGACGACGTCGGCCGCGCGAAGGTCGACAGCGCGCGCGACGCGATCCGGTCCGTCAACCCGTTCGTCGACGTCGTGACCCATCACGTCCGGCTCGACGCCTCGAACGCGCTCGAGATCCTCGCCGGGTACGACCTGGTCCTGGACGGCGCCGACAACTTCGCGACCCGCTACCTCGTCAACGACGCGTGCGCGATGCTCGGCAAGCCGTGCGTGTGGGGCTCGATCCTCCGGTTCGACGGCCAGACGACGGTCTTCTGGGCCGATCCCCCCGCGGGCAGCGGGGTCGAGGGCGTGCAGTACCGCGACGTGTTCCCGAACCCGCCGGCGCCCGGCACCGTGCCGTCGTGCGCCGAGGGCGGGGTCCTCGGTGTCCTGTGCGCGGCGATCGGCTCGGTCATGGCCAACGAGGCCGTCAAGCTCATCACCGGCCTCGGTGAGCCGCTGCTGGGCCGGCTGCTCACGTTCGACGCGCTGAGCGCACGGTGGCGCGAGATCCAGGTCCGTCCCGACCCGCACCGCGCCCCGGCCGGACGGCTCGAGGACATCGAGATCGCCTGCGGCATCCCGGCGGCCGCGGCGGCCGGGCCCGGCGACGAGGTCTTCCGCACCATCTCCGCTCCCCGGCTCGCCGAGCGGCTGGCCGCGCGCGACCGCGGCCTCGACGACTTCGACCTCGTCGACGTGCGCGAGCCCGCCGAGCACGACCTCGTCGCGATCCCCGGCGCGAGGCTCGTGCCCCGCGCCGGGTTCCTCGACGGATCGGCGTTCGCCCTGGTCGACCCCGACCGGGAGCTGATCCTGCACTGCAAGTCGGGCGTGCGTTCGGCCGAGGTGCTGGCCCTCGCGACCGCGCGCGGGATCGACGCACGGCACCTCGACGGTGGGGTGCTCGCGTGGGTCGATCTCGTGGAGCCCCACAAGCCCCGCTACTGA
- a CDS encoding molecular chaperone TorD family protein, which yields MTTTAEPTDPSAAVDAHLTALMADRDALGVTLDRFAAAFTALAGLLGAAPDAELVDAVRAPDQLAQWPVVDDGESLHGRALLEESAQADEDATVVRRDYNRLFFGPDRMLAPPYESVHRSEEHLVFERETMLVRAAYAEFGLAAPRLNKEPDDHIGLELSFVATLCVRGMDALDDADDAELAHLLRGIRSFLADHLLVWAPVCLTQAAEGATTHFYQGVAALGLGALAAAEDAFLRVP from the coding sequence ATGACGACCACAGCTGAGCCGACCGATCCGTCGGCAGCCGTCGATGCGCACCTCACGGCGCTCATGGCCGACCGCGACGCACTCGGCGTGACCCTGGACCGGTTCGCTGCGGCGTTCACCGCGCTGGCGGGCCTGCTCGGCGCGGCACCGGACGCGGAGCTCGTGGACGCGGTGCGCGCGCCGGACCAGCTCGCGCAGTGGCCGGTCGTCGACGACGGCGAGAGCCTGCACGGCCGCGCGCTGCTCGAGGAGTCGGCGCAGGCCGACGAGGACGCCACGGTCGTCCGCCGTGACTACAACCGGCTGTTCTTCGGGCCGGACCGGATGCTCGCGCCGCCGTACGAGTCGGTGCACCGCTCCGAGGAGCACCTCGTCTTCGAGCGCGAGACCATGCTGGTCCGCGCCGCGTACGCCGAGTTCGGCCTCGCCGCCCCGCGCCTGAACAAGGAGCCGGACGACCACATCGGCCTCGAGCTGAGCTTCGTCGCGACGCTGTGCGTGCGAGGCATGGACGCGCTGGACGACGCCGACGACGCCGAGCTCGCCCATCTTCTGCGCGGGATCCGGTCGTTCCTCGCCGACCACCTTCTCGTGTGGGCGCCGGTGTGCCTGACGCAGGCGGCCGAGGGGGCGACGACCCACTTCTACCAGGGCGTCGCCGCGCTCGGGCTCGGGGCTCTCGCGGCGGCGGAGGACGCGTTCCTGCGCGTGCCATGA
- a CDS encoding TetR/AcrR family transcriptional regulator, translated as MATTQLDPRIARTRRMLQSALLDLAREQPLDEITVAEIADRAEVNRSSFYQHYSDKETLLADALDAQAAAVGADLSSLDAAMVPGDPPPELLLRYTRHVFAHAALYRLALGEHGSSIAVARLRNRIAVVVMAGYAQYGQDEGDLGMPVELAAASIAGSLLGMLIAWLESTDPVPPEQMAVWIWNALARPRC; from the coding sequence GTGGCAACGACGCAGCTGGACCCGCGCATCGCGCGCACCCGCCGCATGCTCCAGAGCGCCCTCCTCGACCTTGCGCGTGAGCAGCCGCTCGACGAGATCACGGTGGCCGAGATCGCCGACCGCGCCGAGGTCAACCGGAGCTCCTTCTACCAGCACTACAGCGACAAGGAGACCCTGCTCGCGGACGCCCTCGACGCGCAGGCCGCCGCGGTCGGTGCCGACCTCAGCTCCCTGGACGCCGCCATGGTTCCCGGTGACCCCCCACCCGAGCTCCTGCTGCGCTACACGCGTCACGTCTTCGCCCACGCTGCCCTCTATCGCCTGGCACTCGGCGAGCACGGCTCGTCGATCGCCGTCGCCCGCCTGCGGAACCGGATCGCCGTGGTGGTCATGGCCGGCTACGCGCAGTACGGCCAGGACGAGGGCGACCTGGGGATGCCGGTCGAGCTCGCTGCGGCGTCCATCGCGGGGTCGTTGCTCGGCATGCTCATCGCGTGGCTCGAGTCGACGGATCCCGTCCCTCCCGAGCAGATGGCCGTCTGGATCTGGAACGCGCTCGCGCGTCCGCGCTGCTAG
- a CDS encoding 2,3-butanediol dehydrogenase, which yields MRAARFHAQKDIRIDDVPEPVTQPGTAKIKVAWCGICGTDLHEYLEGPIFIPAPGHPHPLAGEEPPVTLGHEFSGTVVEVGDGVDDLAVGDNVVVEPYFTCGECAQCLAGNYHLCVKMGFIGLSGGGGGLSEAIVVKRQWIHKIGDIPLDEAALIEPLSVGHHAVTRSGAKPGDVALIGGAGPIGLLTAAVLKGLGVTTIISELSEARKAKALSSGVADHVLDPSSEDVPTRVLELTGGVGADVAFECAGVNAVLDTLLTALKPRGVLVNISIWGHPATVDMQKVVLKEIDLRGTIAYVRDHEAVIKLVRDGKIDLKPFITGRIDLADLITQGFDTLIHHNDTAVKILVHP from the coding sequence ATGCGAGCAGCCCGATTCCACGCGCAGAAGGACATACGGATCGACGACGTCCCGGAGCCTGTGACTCAGCCGGGGACGGCCAAGATCAAGGTGGCGTGGTGCGGCATCTGCGGTACGGACCTCCACGAGTACCTCGAAGGCCCGATCTTCATCCCCGCCCCGGGTCACCCCCATCCCCTCGCCGGCGAGGAGCCCCCGGTCACGCTGGGGCACGAGTTCTCGGGCACCGTCGTCGAGGTCGGTGACGGGGTCGACGACCTCGCCGTCGGGGACAACGTGGTGGTCGAGCCGTACTTCACGTGCGGCGAGTGCGCCCAGTGCCTGGCCGGCAACTACCACCTGTGCGTCAAGATGGGGTTCATCGGGCTGTCCGGCGGCGGCGGTGGGCTGAGTGAGGCCATCGTCGTGAAGCGCCAGTGGATCCACAAGATCGGCGACATCCCCCTCGACGAGGCCGCGCTGATCGAGCCGCTCTCCGTCGGACACCACGCCGTGACCCGCAGCGGCGCCAAGCCGGGCGACGTCGCCCTGATCGGCGGCGCCGGGCCGATCGGGCTGTTGACGGCGGCCGTGCTCAAGGGCCTCGGGGTGACGACGATCATCAGTGAGCTCAGCGAGGCCCGCAAGGCCAAGGCGCTGAGCAGCGGGGTCGCCGACCACGTCCTGGACCCGAGCAGCGAGGACGTCCCCACCCGCGTCCTCGAGCTCACCGGTGGCGTCGGGGCGGACGTGGCCTTCGAGTGCGCCGGGGTCAACGCGGTGCTCGACACCCTCCTGACGGCGCTCAAGCCGAGAGGGGTCCTCGTCAACATCTCCATCTGGGGTCACCCGGCGACGGTCGACATGCAGAAGGTCGTGCTCAAGGAGATCGACCTGCGCGGGACGATCGCCTACGTGCGGGACCACGAGGCCGTCATCAAGCTTGTGCGCGACGGCAAGATCGACCTCAAGCCGTTCATCACCGGCCGGATCGACCTCGCCGACCTCATCACCCAGGGCTTCGACACGCTGATCCACCACAACGACACCGCGGTGAAGATCCTGGTCCACCCGTAG
- a CDS encoding inositol-3-phosphate synthase: MTSIRVAIVGVGNCAASLIQGVHYYADADPSSTVPGLMHVQFGPYHVRDLEFVAAFDVDAKKVGFDLSEAIGASENNTIKFADVPPLGVTVQRGHTYDGLGKYYSETIEASDAEPVDIVQVLKDRKVDVLVSYLPVGSEIADKFYAQCAIDAKVAFVNALPVFIASDPEWAAKFEAAGVAIVGDDIKSQVGATITHRVLARLFEDRGVILDRTYQLNVGGNMDFKNMLERDRLQSKKISKTQSVTSNMEHKLDPRNVHIGPSDYIQWLDDRKWAYVRLEGRAFGEVPLNLEYKLEVWDSPNSAGIIIDAVRAAMIAKDRGIGGPILSASTYFMKSPPVQHEDQDGRKLVEAFIRGEVER, translated from the coding sequence ATGACTTCCATCCGCGTCGCCATCGTCGGCGTCGGCAACTGCGCCGCGTCGCTGATCCAGGGCGTCCACTACTACGCCGACGCCGACCCGAGCAGCACCGTGCCCGGCCTCATGCACGTGCAGTTCGGCCCGTACCACGTGCGTGACCTCGAGTTCGTCGCCGCGTTCGACGTCGACGCCAAGAAGGTCGGCTTCGACCTGTCGGAGGCCATCGGCGCCTCCGAGAACAACACGATCAAGTTCGCCGACGTCCCGCCGCTCGGCGTGACCGTCCAGCGCGGCCACACCTACGACGGCCTCGGCAAGTACTACTCCGAGACCATCGAGGCCTCGGACGCCGAGCCGGTCGACATCGTCCAGGTCCTCAAGGACCGCAAGGTCGACGTCCTCGTCTCCTACCTCCCGGTGGGCTCCGAGATCGCCGACAAGTTCTACGCGCAGTGCGCGATCGACGCCAAGGTCGCGTTCGTCAACGCGCTGCCCGTCTTCATCGCGTCCGACCCCGAGTGGGCCGCGAAGTTCGAGGCGGCCGGCGTCGCGATCGTCGGCGACGACATCAAGTCGCAGGTCGGCGCGACCATCACCCACCGCGTGCTCGCGCGTCTGTTCGAGGACCGTGGCGTCATCCTCGACCGCACGTACCAGCTCAACGTCGGCGGCAACATGGACTTCAAGAACATGTTGGAGCGCGACCGCCTGCAGTCCAAGAAGATCTCCAAGACGCAGTCGGTCACGTCGAACATGGAGCACAAGCTCGACCCGCGCAACGTGCACATCGGCCCGTCGGACTACATCCAGTGGCTCGACGACCGCAAGTGGGCCTACGTCCGCCTCGAGGGTCGCGCGTTCGGCGAGGTGCCCCTGAACCTGGAGTACAAGCTCGAGGTCTGGGACTCCCCCAACTCGGCCGGCATCATCATCGACGCCGTCCGCGCCGCGATGATCGCCAAGGACCGCGGCATCGGCGGCCCGATCCTGTCCGCGTCGACGTACTTCATGAAGTCGCCGCCGGTCCAGCACGAGGACCAGGACGGGCGCAAGCTCGTCGAGGCCTTCATCCGCGGCGAGGTCGAGCGCTGA